A single region of the Brassica rapa cultivar Chiifu-401-42 chromosome A03, CAAS_Brap_v3.01, whole genome shotgun sequence genome encodes:
- the LOC103856382 gene encoding uncharacterized protein LOC103856382, with the protein MEKRRENAGWTPVPQFGGWDQKGIDATDYSVVFTKARANRKLNKADVSHSLGSEQELMASARRHHYQQHLNNRRETQDDDPVMKKKRILTYINCCIRPN; encoded by the exons atggaaAAGAGAAGAGAG AATGCTGGATGGACTCCAGTGCCACAGTTCGGAGGGTGGGACCAAAAAGGAATAGACGCAACAGACTACTCGGTTGTGTTTACTAAAGCTCGCGCTAACAGGAAGCTGAACAAAGCTGATGTCTCACATTCTTTGGGAAGCGAACAAGAACTCATGGCAAGTGCTCGTCGTCACCACTACCAGCAACATCTTAACAATCGCCGCGAAACCCAAGATGATGACCCTGTCATG aagaagaagaggatctTGACCTACATCAATTGTTGCATCAGACCAAACTAG
- the LOC103856379 gene encoding PH, RCC1 and FYVE domains-containing protein 1 has protein sequence MSRNARMTSDLSRAGGPVARDVEQAITALKKGAYLLKYGRRGKPKFCPFRLSNDESVLIWFSGNEEKHLKLSHVSRIISGQRTPIFQRYPRPEKEYQSFSLIYNERSLDVICKDKDEAEVWFSGLKALISRCHQRRWRTESRSDGTPSEATSPRTYTRRSSPLHSPFSSNESFLKDGSNHHRLHSPYESPPKNGIDKAFSDMSLYALPPKGFFPSDPATISVHSLSSGASDSVHGHMKGMSMDAFRVSLSSAISSSSHGSGHDDGDALGDVFIWGEGIGEGVLGGGSHRVGSSFEIKMDSLVPKALESSIVLDVQNIACGGQHAVLVTKQGETFSWGEESEGRLGHGVDSNVQHPKLIDALGTTNIELVACGEYHSCAVSLSGDLYTWGKGDFGILGHGNEVSHWIPKRVNFLMEGIHVSSIACGPYHTAVVTSAGQLFTFGDGTFGVLGHGDKKSVFIPREVDSLKGLRTVRAACGVWHTAAVVEVMVGSSSSSNCSSGKLFTWGDGDKGRLGHGDKEPKLVPTCVAALVEPNFCQVACGHSLTVALTTSGNVYTMGSPVYGQLGNPHADGKVPARVEGKLHKSFVEEIACGAYHVAVLTAKTEVYTWGKGSNGRLGHGDVDDRNSPTLVESLRDKQVKSIACGSNFTAAVCLHKWASGMDQSMCSGCRQPFNLRRKRHNCYNCGLVFCHSCSSKKSLKACMAPNQNKPFRVCDKCFNKLKKAMETDGSSHSSLSRRESVNQGSDAIDRDDKLDSRSDGQLTRFSLLEPVRQVDNRSKKNKKYEFNSSRVSPVPGSQRGSLNITKSFNPTFGVSKKFFSASVPGSRIASRATSPISRRPSPPRSTTPTPTLSGLITPRIVVDDTKRTNDNVSQEVLMLRSQVENLTRKAQLQEVELERTTKQLKEALAIASEETARCKAAKDVIKSLTAQLKDMAERLPVGSVRTIKSPSHNSFGSSPDYVAPSSNSLNRPNSRGSDPDGPNTIPMFANGASTPVFDGASFRQQANHAAESINRNSTRAKESEARNENEWVEQDEPGVYITLTALPGGARDLKRVRFSRKRFSEKQAEEWWAENRGRVYEQYNVRLVVDKSSVGVGSEDLAH, from the exons ATGTCGAGGAACGCACGGATGACATCGGATCTTAGCAGAGCCGGCGGCCCAGTTGCGAGGGATGTTGAGCAG GCTATCACTGCTCTGAAAAAGGGAGCTTATTTGCTCAAGTATGGAAGAAGGGGAAAGCCTAAGTTCTGTCCTTTTCGGCTTTCTAAT GATGAATCTGTTTTGATATGGTTCTCGGGGAATGAAGAGAAACATTTGAAGCTGAGCCATGTTTCTAGGATCATATCTGGGCAGCGCACT CCTATTTTCCAGAGATATCCACGTCCCGAGAAAGAATATCAATCCTTCTCGCTGATATACAACGAGAGGTCACTGGACGTG ATATGCAAGGATAAAGATGAGGCTGAAGTGTGGTTTAGTGGTTTAAAAGCCTTAATCTCTCGTTGTCATCAACGGAGATGGAGAACCGAATCAAGAAGTGATGGGACTCCATCCGAAGCTACTAGTCCAAGGACATATACCCGGAGAAGCTCCCCTTTGCATTCTCCATTTAGCAGCAATGAAAGTTTCCTGAAG GATGGCTCTAATCACCATCGTCTTCACAGTCCATATGAGAGCCCGCCTAAGAATGGCATTGATAAGGCATTTTCAGACATGTCGTTGTATGCACTTCCTCCAAAAGGATTTTTTCCCTCAGATCCGGCAACTATTTCGGTTCACTCTTTGTCATCTGGAGCCTCTGATTCCGTACATGGTCATATGAAAGGTATGAGTATGGATGCTTTTAGAGTTAGTCTGTCAAGTGCGATTAGTTCTTCGAGTCATGGTTCTGGTCATGATGATGGAGATGCGTTGGGAGACGTTTTCATTTGGGGAGAAGGAATAGGTGAAGGTGTTTTAGGTGGTGGAAGCCATAGAGTTGGAAGTTCGTTTGAGATCAAAATGGATTCCTTAGTGCCAAAAGCTTTAGAATCTTCTATAGTACTTGATGTCCAGAATATTGCTTGTGGTGGACAGCATGCTGTCCTTGTCACAAAACAAGGAGAAACTTTTTCTTGGGGAGAGGAATCAGAGGGTAGACTTGGCCATGGTGTAGACTCTAATGTTCAACATCCAAAGCTTATTGATGCACTCGGTACCACAAATATTGAGCTTGTAGCATGTGGCGAATACCATAGCTGTGCAGTTTCTCTATCGGGGGATTTGTATACCTGGGGTAAAGGAGATTTTGGTATTCTGGGACATGGAAATGAAGTTAGTCACTGGATCCCGAAAAGAGTGAACTTTCTTATGGAAGGGATACATGTGTCATCCATCGCTTGTGGACCTTACCACACAGCTGTTGTGACTTCTGCTGGGCAGTTGTTCACTTTTGGTGATGGGACCTTTGGTGTTTTAGGACATGGAGACAAGAAAAGTGTTTTCATACCTAGAGAGGTAGACTCTTTGAAAGGTCTTCGCACTGTCAGGGCAGCCTGCGGTGTATGGCACACAGCCGCAGTTGTAGAAGTCATGGTTGGAAGCTCGAGTTCTAGTAACTGCTCCTCAGGAAAGCTCTTTACATGGGGTGATGGTGACAAGGGTCGTCTTGGGCACGGTGACAAAGAACCAAAACTTGTGCCTACCTGTGTCGCAGCTCTTGTAGAACCCAATTTTTGTCAAGTTGCGTGTGGACATAGCCTAACAGTTGCCCTAACAACATCGGGCAATGTCTATACTATGGGTAGCCCTGTTTATGGTCAGCTTGGAAACCCACATGCTGATGGAAAGGTACCAGCTCGTGTTGAAGGTAAACTTCACAAGAGTTTTGTCGAAGAAATTGCTTGCGGTGCTTATCATGTTGCAGTTTTAACTGCAAAGACTGAGGTTTACACATGGGGAAAAGGATCAAATGGTAGACTTGGCCATGGGGATGTAGATGATAGAAATTCACCAACATTGGTTGAGTCGCTTAGGGATAAACAGGTGAAAAGTATTGCATGTGGTTCTAACTTTACCGCGGCTGTCTGCCTACATAAGTGGGCATCAGGGATGGACCAGTCCATGTGTTCAGGTTGCCGTCAGCCTTTCAATTTAAGGAGAAAGCGACACAACTGCTATAACTGTGGACTTGTGTTCTGCCACTCTTGCAGTAGTAAAAAGTCCCTGAAGGCGTGTATGGCACCCAACCAGAACAAACCATTTCGAGTGTGTGACAAGTGTTTTAACAAATTGAAAAAGGCCATGGAAACTGATGGATCGTCTCATTCTTCTTTGAGTCGAAGAGAAAGTGTCAACCAGGGGTCAGATGCAATTGACAGAGATGACAAGTTGGATTCTAGATCCGACGGACAGTTAACTAGATTCTCATTGTTGGAGCCCGTGAGGCAAGTGGACAACCGATCCAAGAAGAATAAGAAATACGAGTTTAACAGTAGTCGTGTCTCACCAGTACCAGGCTCTCAGCGGGGTTCACTGAACATAACCAAGTCTTTTAATCCAACTTTTGGAGTATCAAAGAAATTCTTTTCAGCGTCTGTTCCAGGCTCCCGAATTGCGTCTCGTGCAACTTCACCAATATCAAGACGTCCAAGCCCACCTCGCTCAACAACGCCAACTCCAACTCTTTCTGGGCTAATTACACCGAGAATTGTCGTGGATGATACCAAGAGAACCAATGATAACGTAAGCCAGGAGGTGCTTATGCTAAGATCACAA GTTGAAAATCTTACACGGAAGGCACAGCTTCAAGAAGTTGAACTAGAAAGAACAACCAAACAGCTAAAGGAAGCACTAGCAATAGCTAGCGAAGAAACAGCGAGATGTAAGGCAGCGAAAGATGTGATTAAATCACTTACTGCTCAG TTGAAAGACATGGCCGAAAGGTTACCTGTTGGATCAGTCCGGACAATCAAGTCTCCTTCTCATAATTCGTTTGGTTCAAGTCCTGATTACGTTGCCCCTTCTTCTAACTCCTTAAACCGCCCAAACAGTCGAGGAAGTGATCCTGATGGCCCAAACACCATCCCAATGTTTGCTAACGGGGCCAGCACGCCTGTTTTCGATGGTGCAAGTTTTCGACAGCAAGCGAATCATGCTGCTGAATCAATAAATAGAAACAGCACACGAGCAAAAGAAAGTGAAGCTCGTAATGAAAATGAATGGGTTGAACAAGATGAACCTGGTGTGTACATCACTCTCACTGCCTTACCGGGAGGTGCTAGGGATCTCAAACGCGTCCGTTTCAG CCGAAAGAGGTTTAGCGAGAAACAAGCAGAAGAGTGGTGGGCAGAGAATAGAGGACGAGTTTACGAACAATACAATGTACGCCTAGTCGTTGACAAATCCAGTGTGGGTGTAGGAAGTGAAGACTTGGCTCATTGA
- the LOC103856381 gene encoding elongation factor 1-beta 2 has translation MAVTFSDLHTEQGVKSVEDHLTGKTYISGDQLSVDDVKVYAAVSEKPSDAFPNASKWYDCVASQLAKSFPGKAVGVSIGGSAAQAEAPATAAADEDDDDMDLFGDETEEEKKAAEEREAAKKDTKKPKESGKSSVLMEVKPWDDETDMKKLEACVRAVEMPGLLWGASKLVPVGYGIKKLTIMLTIVDDLVSPDNLIEDYLTCEPNNEYIQSVDIVAFNKI, from the exons ATGGCGGTTACCTTCTCAGATCTACACACAGAGCAGGGTGTCAAATCCGTGGAGGATCACCTCACCGGAAAAACATACATCTCCGG AGATCAATTGTCTGTGGATGATGTGAAGGTCTACGCTGCCGTTTCGGAGAAACCCAGTGACGCTTTCCCGAATGCTAGCAAGTGGTACGATTGCGTCGCTTCCCAGCTTGCTAAAAG CTTCCCTGGAAAAGCTGTTGGAGTGTCAATCGGTGGCTCTGCTGCTCAAGCTGAG GCACCAGCAACTGCTGCagctgatgaagatgatgatgacatGGATCTGTTTGGTGACGAGACTGAGGAGGAAAAGAAAGCTGCTGAGGAGAGGGAGGCTGCTAAGAAGGACACCAAGAAGCCCAAAGAGA GTGGAAAGTCATCTGTGCTCATGGAAGTTAAACCATGGGATGACGAGACTGACATGAAGAAACTGGAGGCGTGTGTTCGCGCTGTTGAGATGCCTGGTCTTCTATGGGGAGCTT CAAAACTGGTACCAGTTGGTTACGGTATCAAGAAGCTCACGATCATGCTCACAATTGTTGATGACCTCGTCTCCCCAGACAACCTCATTGAGGACTATCTCACCTGTGAACCTAACAACGAGTACATCCAGAGTGTTGACATCGTCGCATTCAACAAGATTTAA
- the LOC103856380 gene encoding uncharacterized protein LOC103856380 yields MSSVTAIVDEQQVVEAIQDLALQDQGKEKIQEETHELNFGNHGGCCAICLNAIPLQETAMVKGCEHTYCVTCILRWASCKESPTCPQCKHPFDFLSVHRTLDGSIEDFLFEESVCLLLRASWFIPLDVMVEQASYSYGYHHDDFDIPCDYEDEDADLDEFYLHGSGLRIGNRRWGDNGFVRSGRQEARPVKKHSGSGSSSSSSSGSSSCEPKDKQVKTTNTTGRRAKRAMKREAANKAAEVASAAKHEAHLVRLGRK; encoded by the exons ATGAGTTCTGTTACAGCGATCGTGGATGAGCAGCAAGTGGTCGAAGCTATTCAGGATTTGGCTCTTCAAGATCAG GGCAAAGAGAAGATCCAGGAAGAGACCCATGAGCTCAATTTCGGAAACCATGGCGGCTGTTGTGCGATATGCTTGAATGCAATTCCTCTTCAAGAGACTGCTATGGTCAAAGGCTGTGAACATACTTACTG TGTGACATGCATACTTCGTTGGGCGAGTTGCAAAGAGAGTCCTACATGCCCGCAATGTAAGCATCCCTTTGATTTTCTCAGTGTCCACCGGACTCTTGATGGCAG CATTGAAGATTTTTTGTTTGAGGAGAGCGTGTGCCTTCTCCTGAGAGCCTCATGGTTTATACCGTTGGATGTGATGGTGGAACAGGCGTCATACAGCTACGGATACCACCATGATGATTTCGACATTCCTTGTGACTACGAGGATGAAGATGCTGACCTTGACGAGTTTTATTTGCACGGGTCAGGTCTTCGCATTGGAAACCGGAGATGGGGTGACAATGGTTTTGTCAGATCCGGGCGTCAAGAAGCAAGGCCTGTCAAGAAACACAGTGGTTCTGGTTCTAGTTCTAGTTCCAGTTCTGGGTCGTCGTCATGTGAGCCGAAGGATAAACAGGTGAAGACTACAAATACAACTGGAAGACGTGCAAAGAGGGCGATGAAGCGGGAAGCTGCTAACAAAGCAGCTGAAGTAGCTTCAGCAGCAAAGCACGAGGCCCATTTGGTTAGGTTGGGAAGGAAGTGA